One Nicotiana tomentosiformis chromosome 1, ASM39032v3, whole genome shotgun sequence genomic window, TTGTTTGAAACTCTTGAGTTACATAGCAACACATGTTCCTGATAGTGAGGCATTAGCTGATGATAATGCACATATAGTGTTGGAATGGGCTACAAAGCAAGGGCACCTAATGCAAGATCCTATAGTTGAAGAATTAGTGAACAAAGGCAGAGAAACTATGGAACTTTATCAATCCAGAGGCTCACGGCTGTGAACCTATCAAGTTGTATGATACTTCCACAGTATGTCCAAAATTAGGTACTTTTTAGTGTTCCTTTTTCGATTTCAATTTCATCTTGGATCGTATACAAGATTAGCTTCATGTAGCTAACATATATATTCAAATCACCAGCATTGTCTATTCGATTTTCTTGTTAGTTGAGCTCCGAGGCGAAGCTATGTATGGCCAAGGGTGGTCAACTAAACACCCTTTACCGAAAAATTATAGTATTATGTATTGATTAAAAAATAGACTTTTAACACCCTGGCTTCGCCACTGGTTGAGCTTTACCTTCGAATTACCGAGTGTATCAGGGTTATTTTTAGATCTGTTCCTAATGCTGGAAGGGCTAAGTTTTCAACCAAGTCTAAATTTGGCTGTTATGACTTCCTAATGTACGTAATCTGCAATCACTCCTCGCTTTTTGCATCTTGTGAGTTAGGGTAGTTGCAGCCTTAACTGCGTAAGAAAATCATTGAGTTATTGATTTACTCGCAATTCATCTACTCAGTTCCTATAGTTCTACGATTCCCATGCCACTAAATTGGACATGGCAGACATTTCTGCTCCAAAAGTATGGAGCGTCATTTTTATTAGGCCTAACATTTAGTTTTGCAGGATGCAATGTGCTTTTGCCTTTACCTTGAGTCCATATCCTATCATGCAATTGTTATCATGGTTTAGGTTGAATTTTGAAGCCTACTTCATGTTGGACGAAAGTTGATATCAATGTGTGATGGAGCAAGACCAGTGGCAAATAATGGCGATAGTGTAGAATTCTTGGCGCAGTCCAAAAGACCAGTAGAGGTAGGTAATCAAGACACGAGTGGCTGACAACATAAACAAATTAAGAAGACTGTTAGGTATTGAATATTAGTTATGAAGTCAATTTGCTGCAGTCAATCTCTATTTAATTTCTCTTCTCCCTTTCTACAAAAAGTTAACACGAGGAGTACTGAGCAATGGTTAGGATGGTTAGAGTAGTGACTTCTTGACTACAAAAACCTGTTACCTCGAGATTGTTCGACTATAGGCTACTCTGTTGCATTCATTCCCACTTTGTAGCTTGTAACCTGTTGTGAATTATGGAAAAGCATGTGTAGAGAAAAGTTAAGATATGGAAAGAGTCAATAGAATATCATCATTTGGTTTATAGTCTTCTACTTACTGGGAATTTCCTCCTATTATAGTTAAACCATGTACATTATCCCCAAAAAGGTGAAGAACATGCTATATTTAAGTAAATGACACAGGAAAAACTCATCCATTAAAGATCGAAGGCTCACACTGCTTCAGCCTATAGGCTGTTATAGTTTTACTTTTAACGGTGCTGGAAATCAAGGCCTACAGCTAAACGCAAAAAATGTCAACAAGTAAATGGTGCAAGAATCAAATTAAAAGCAAAGCAAAGCCCGGATTGCTTTTAGAAATCCTGTCAAAACTAAGCTCACATAGAAAAGATCAGGTATCAAGACAACTTACTCAGTTGGCAAACAATTGGAGAGATCAGGAACAATAATGGTCCACTTTCCAGTGTGTTACCAACTACATTTAATTTTGAGTGACTATTAATAATCTCATATTTCAATGTTTTAGTACTACCGTTAGTAGAATTGTCCTAGTAGACTGGGAAGGAACTGCTTTATGAACCCTCATGTTGTAAAACTAAAGTGAAACCAGAAATAAGGTATCATGACATTCGTATTAGATATTGTTTCACTTTGAAAGATTAAATATATAAAAGAGTTTAAAAACAAGTATTAGGTATTAAGATTACCAAAACACAAGGCCTGATCATTGTGATACTTTTTCAAGCTAACATCCTCTGTTTTTGGCTAAGTAGTGATTTGGAGCTAAAATAGGATGAGTAAAATAGCATATTTCTTTGCAAGTAGAGCATTTATTGGAGTAAAAATCTAAAGGCCAAATAGATACAGTAGGTTATATGATGCTCGACTATAGGTATACCAAGGCATCCGGTTGAACATTATATAGCTAAACCAATAGATGAGAAAAACCCAAGTCAAAAGTTTATTCCTTCAATAATACCAAAGAGACCATTCCATTAAACAAAGAATAAGCATCACTTGAGACTTAGCATTGTCCTTTTCAAGGAACTCATTTACACAAACACCACACAAATTTAAAAGACATTGCACCAACATTTAAAGCATAACCAAACACGAATAAGTTTATACAAGAGTTCAGTTCCAACTTATACCCATAAATTAACAAAGAACAAAGATCCCACGTGTCATCCTCTCCGCAGAAGAGGCATTCAATCAAACTGTAAGAACACAAGATATTTGGCAAAAGGGGAGTGAATGATCTATGCAATAAAGAAATTAAAGGGCTACAAATACTGTCAGTTGATTAATTGATATTTCTTCAGAAACATGTATGTAAACATGTACAGAGAGTATTACTTGCAGCACCACAAAATATCAGACTCCCCATTACCAAAAGATCCAAACTGAACTTAACCGTATAACGGATATTACTAATGAgcagaaaataaaaataacaaacaACCATAGTCGAAGAAACAGTAGCAAAGACCCATAGTAAAGGCTGCCAAAGGCACCACATTCAGACAAAAACATAACAGACTAAAAGATAAAGGGAACAAAGGGTTTCAACCCATGTTCAACGACCTCCACTGGTACATTCACGGGCAAAGTGACCATCCTcaccacacttgtagcagccaCCGCCGCCTCCACCGCCACCACCACCGAATCTGCCACCTCCGCCGCCACCTCCGCTCTGGGTACAGTCTCTAGCAAAGTGACCAGATTCACCACACTTGAAGCAACCGTTTCCTCTACCACCACCACCTCCATAGCTCCCACCACCACCTCCATAGCTACCGCCTCCACCGCCACCATAACGGCTTCCTCCACCGTAGCCGCCACCACCACCGTAGCCTCCGTCACCGCCACCATATCCACGGCTACCACCACGGCCACCACCGTATCCACCACCGTATCCACCACCGCCGCCTCCATACCCACCACCACCTCGACCTCCACCGCCGCCGCCGCCTCCACGGCCACCTTGGACAGCCGCACCATCAGGTCCGGTTACATCAACAGCCTTGGTACGGCCGTCACCTCCAGACTCAACTTCGAACTCAACAGTTTCACCTTCAGCTAGGCTACGGAAACCCTCAGATCTGATACCTGACTGATGAACGAACAGATCTTCCCCGCCGTCATCGGGAGTGATGAACCCAAAACCCTTTTGGTCACTGAACCACTTGACGGTACCCTTAGCCCTCTGTCCACTCTCCTCAGCCATTTCTCACAGAAACCCTAATAAGCTTAAAACCCTAAAACCCTTTTGTGTTCTCTTGGTATTGTCACAGTGACTTTTTCCTCTAAGAAACAGATGATTATATAGTGGAGCGGAGTGCCACGTTTTTGGGGTGAATTAGTGGGCCAGAAGGCTGTGGGCCATGTTTCTTTATGGGGAATTCAATCGACGGCTACAATTTCTCGAGGAAATTAGACGGTCAGGGTCATAAAATTGAACCGAGGGTAAGACCAATGGTCAAATTTCAATTGACTGGGCGATTTTATCCTCTTTGTTCAACGAATAGAATGAGAGTGCTTTGTAGGTTAATGGGGATAGTTTAGTCATTTTATTTAGATCATGCAGAAAATGCTGTTGTTATATCTGCATAGCAGTCAAAGAGTTATATCTGTCAAAATGTTCAGGTAAAAAATAGGCCTATAACGTAGAATATAGAGGCTAGCGAGTTAATTCCATTTTCATTCTTATCCAACCACCTCATCCAATCAGTCTcaatattattaatttaattacggGATTAGTTAATTCCGAAATTGCTAATCTCTAATTCAAAAATTCAATCaaatttgaaattaaaaaaatctCGCATCTAATTCTGTATCACATACCAAACAATCCCTTAATGCTTCTATGAGTGAACTAATTTATTAACGTAAAAGGCCTTGTTGAATGTGAGAAAATTGAGCTTTCCATTTAAATGTAAGTACATTAATATAtttgtttaattattttatttaaggtGATGGTGTCAAGACCATAGAATAATAGTAGGAATAATGGTATCATATCTCTTCAAACAGGAGTAGAATTCCTATCTTCTACTACATAATCTTATTATCTTTTTGTTTACTCGTAAAACGGTATAtttgaatttgtaacgtggtttataAATAACCAAAtcaatttgatcctaaaatgataaataaattaagtaAAATACAAGACTTAGCGTTAAAATCGAGATAAGGCAGCAAATAGCTTGGTTTTGGGAGCAGAACTTCCGAAGGCGGTAATAAGACTATCAATAGATaggaaataaaatattattgagcttAAGATAATGTATAGTATAAGTTTGTCAACAAAATTTGTGTTCTTTATAATGGCTGTTGAAGTCAATATTTATAGTTGCACATAGGGAACAAGGTTCTAGGATTAAGCTCCtattaaatgacaattatgggggTCATTGATGAATGTGTAACGGAAGagcatgaatgccaaaattctctataaCAGATTGTGTATTTAATATTaaagaatattcttcattaaatgttaTCGGGTGACAAACGTTCGTTTGTCTTCATTAGCAATATTCCTTTCGAAGTCTTCCCGGTGTCAACCGAAGTTGATGTCCCCGGTCTTAATTTCTAGTTGCCTCATTTTCCATATGTCTCCGATTCCACGTGTCGCTTTATTATTCGAGTATTTAATACAAAACGATTTACCATATACACTTTTTACAGTTGGATATTTCATTTTTCTATGGAACTTACTTCTTTATTTCAATTATAAATGTACAATTAGTAATATTATATACTCAAATTATGTTACGAATGGTTAAGGGGGCACGGTCACATGTTTCGAAAGCAAGAAAATTAAGTTTAGGATAGGAGTTAGGTGTATTAAAGGTAATACACAGTAGAATTCAATAGTTGGAAGCCCACACttgtattctttattttatgTAGTTTATATAGTACAATATACAAGAAATAAGTCTAAAGAGTCCTAAGCGGCTATACTACAATTCTAAGTCATTATCATAATATTAGAATATACAAGATAAGATTAAGATGGTCTAACACTCCCATTGCAAACTAAAGGTGGATCTTTCACCTTGAGTTTGTCGTTGAGAAATTGAAACTTGGCCGATGATAAAGGTTTTATAAGAATGTCTGCCAGTTAATCCTTTGTGGAGATGAATTGAACTTGAAGATCTTTTCTCGCAACTTTATCCCtcacaaaataaaaattaattcctACATGTTTTGTTCTTGAATGAAAAAATTGataaatagatagatagataggtTGTGCCAATGTTATCACACCATAAAGTGGGAGCATTAGGAAGCTGAATACCAAGTTCAAAAAGGAGGGATTGGATCCAAGTAAGTTCAGTTGCTGCATCGGCCAACGCTTTGTATTCAGATTATGTGGATAATCGAGCAACGGTACGTTGCTTTTTGGATGACCAAGAAATAAGATTGTTGCCTAGAAAAATAACATAACCACCGGTGGATTTGCGATCATCAATGCAACCAGCCTAGTCGGCATCCGTGAAAGCTTGCAAGTGAAGATGGGAAGATCTTGAGAAGAAGAAATGTTGCTTCTTTGTGTGCTAGATAACTTAGCACTCTTTTCAAGGCTGCACATTGATTCAAAGAGGGACAGTGCATAAATTACACATATTGTTCACAGCAAATGAAATGTCGTGCCGTGTAAGAGTAAGATACCGAAGAGCTCAAACAACATGTCTATAGAGGGTAGGATCATGAAACTCTGGACTGTCACCTTTGAAAAGCTTTACTGTTATGGCCAGGTTTACAATTCTGCATGCTAGCTCTATCAAGAAGATTGTTAATGTATTGTTCTTGCGAGAGATAAATACCAGAAGAATTCCGTGAGACTTGAACTCCAAAGAAGAAACTGAGATTGCAAAGGTCTCTAATGGAAAAACTATTGCCAAGCTGATCCACAACAGATTCaaaaattttgatgttattacctGTTACAACAATGTCGTCGACATAGACTAACAAATATGCAACAATACCGTGAGAGTTGAAGATGAAGAGGGAAACATCAGTTTTAGAGGATGAGAAACCTATAGAGATAAGAAACTGTTAGAGCTTCGTGTATTATGCCCTCGGAGCTTGCTTGAGTCCGTacaaggatttttgaagcttacAAACATGGTGTGGATAATGTAGATGAGCAAACCCCTGAGGTTGATACATGAAGGCCTCCTCTTGAAGGCTACCGTGTAAGAACGCATTTTGAACATCCAATTGACGCAAAAGTCAATTATTAGTCACAGCCAAAGTTAGGACAATTCACATAGTTGTTGGTTACACCACCGGGCTAAATGTGTCATGAAAGTCATGACCTTCAACTTGATGAAACCACTTAGCCACAAGGCGGGCTTTGTAATGTTCAACAACTCCAGACGAGTTCTTTTTTATTCGAAAAACCCATTTGCACCCCAATACATACATTATTGGTTTGTGAGGAACTAAGGACCATGTTTAGTCCTTGAGCAAGGCTGTCATTTTGGCAGTCATGGCTTCTCGCCATTCCTTGAACTTTTTGGCTTCAATGAAACATGTGGGTTCTATAGTGGGCGGTGAAGGATGTAAAGAAGGGGAACAAACAGCTGAATATGTTTTAGGTTTGGGGTTGGGTCTCAATTGTATGTGATGTGTGCGTTGAAGGGTGTGTGGTTGTTGAATTCAATTTTACACTGGTGGGGCTGTTTTGTGGTAGACTGTTGGAACAAGGAGAAGGTTATGGAGTTGTAAAGTTATTTGTAAGGTCAACAACTCGAGTTACAGTAGGAGAAGAGAAAAGGGGCACTAACAGAATTTTATTTGAGTTAAGAGAAAAATTAGGAGATGAAGAAGTGACAGAGGGAGTGCTATTCATAACGTGCGGGGGAATGGGAGTAAGACTTGTATCTGGTTGTGTGGAAACAGATAACTCTGAACTTGGGGAAACAACAGAATGTATAGGAGGCTGAATTGGATATTGTGGAATACATGGAGTTGATAACAAAGGAACCAAATTAGACATGGATAAGGGGGGAGGACCAAAAATTGATTGAGTAGCAAAGGAAAAAATTGATTTATCAAATTTAATGTGTCTTGCAATATAGATACGACCAGAGCTCTTTTCAAAACACCTATAAGCATAATGGAGTTGCATATGAATATTAGGAGATAACAAAGAGTTGTTTGAAGGTGAAGAAGTTGGGACTGTCATGGAAGAAGAAGTTACCATTGTGTTGTGGAAAAAAACAAGAGATATGATGCTggagaaaaaagaaacaaaaaaaaaggagGAAGAAGGAACATggcttgctctgataccatgttaaacgTAATACACACTAGAATTCAATGGTTAGAAGCCCACACTTGTATTCTTTATTTCATGTAGTTTATATAGTACAATGTACAAGAGATAAGTCAAAAGAGTCCTAAGCGGCTAGACTACAATTATGTCATTATCATAATATTTGAATATACAAGATAAGATTAAGATGGTCTAACACTCCCATTGCAAACTAAAGGTGGATCTTTCACCTTGAGTTTGTCGTTAAGAAATTAAAACTTGGCCGATGATAAAGGTTTTATAAGAATGTCCGCCAGTTAATCCTTTGTGGAGATGAATTGAACTTGAAGATCTTTTCTGGCAACTTTATCCCtcacaaaataaaaattaattttcacATGTTTTGTTCTTGAATGAAAAACTAGATTGATAGATAGATAGGTTACGCCAATGTTATCACACCATAAAGTGGGAGCATTAGGAAGCTGAATACCAAGTTCAAAAAGGAGGGATTGGATCCAAGTAAGTTCAGTTGCTGCATCGGCCAACGCTTTGTATTCAGATTATGTGGATGATCGAGCAACGGTACTTTGCTTTTAGGATGACCAAGAGATAAGATTGTTGCCTAGAAAAATAACATAACCACCGGTGGATTTGCGATCATCAATACAACCAGCCTAGTCGGCATCCGTGAAAGCTTGCAAGTGAAGATGGGAAGATCTTGAGAAGAAGAAATGTTGCTTCTTTGTGTGTTAGAGATACCTTAGCGCTCTTTTCAAGGCTGCACATTAATTCAAAGAGGGACAGTGCATAAATTACACATATTATTCACAGCAAATGCAATGCCGTGCCGTGTAAGAGTAAGATACCGAAGAGCTCAAACAACATGTCTATAGAGGGTAGGATCATGAAACTCTGGACTGTCACCTTTGAAAAGCTTTACTGTTGTGGCCAGGTTTACAATTCTGCATGCTAGCTCTATCAAGAAGATTGGTAATGTATTGTTCTTGCGAGAGATAAATACCAGAAGAATTCCGTGAGACTTGAACTCCAAGGAAGAAACTGAGATTTCAAAGGTATCTAATGGAAAAACTATTGCCAAGTTGATCCACAACAGATTCaaaaattttgatgttgttacctGTTACAACAATGTCGTCGACATAGACTAACAAATATGCAACAATACCGTGAGAGTTGAAGATGAAGAGGGAAACATCAGTTTTAGAGGATGAGAAACCTATAGAGATAAGAAACTGTTAGAGCTTCGTGTATTATGCCCTCGGAGCTTGCTTGAGTCCGTacaaggatttttgaagcttacAAACATGGTGTGGATAATGTAGATGAGCAAACCCCTGAGGTTGATACATGAAGGCCTCCTCTTGAAGGCTACCGTGTAAGAACGCATTTTGAACATCCAATTGACGCAAAAGTCAATTATTAGTCACAGCCAAAGTTAGGACAATTCACATAGTTGTTGGTTACACCACCGGGCTAAATGTGTCATGAAAGTCATGACCTTCAACT contains:
- the LOC104116913 gene encoding glycine-rich protein 2; the protein is MAEESGQRAKGTVKWFSDQKGFGFITPDDGGEDLFVHQSGIRSEGFRSLAEGETVEFEVESGGDGRTKAVDVTGPDGAAVQGGRGGGGGGGGRGGGGYGGGGGGYGGGYGGGRGGSRGYGGGDGGYGGGGGYGGGSRYGGGGGGSYGGGGGSYGGGGGRGNGCFKCGESGHFARDCTQSGGGGGGGRFGGGGGGGGGGCYKCGEDGHFARECTSGGR